A region of the Streptococcus suis genome:
CAAAGGGACCTGCATCAATACCCGCGATAATCGGCAGATAGATTTCAGGACTAATTGGATCATCCATAAAGATAGTCTGCCCCTGATATTCAACGATTGAACCATTTTCTGCCACAAAACCGATTTCATCTACAAAATCTTCAAAAACAAGTTTCAGGCTTTGCATAGATCTCCCACTTGCTGCCACAAATAAATAACCTTTTTCCTTAAACTGATTCAGTATACGACGAAACCGTTCCTTATCAAAACTATGGTCTTCTCGTAAAAAGGTACCATCCATATCACTGGCGTAAATTTTGTTAATCATAATTTCTCCACATCTTTCAGCTTAACGGAAACAATCTTGGACACACCAGATTCCTGCATGGTCACCCCATACATGGCATCCGCTGCCGCCATGGTCCCTTTACGGTGGGTCACGACGATAAACTGACTCTCCTTATCAAAACGGTTGAGATAGTCACCAAAACGTTTGACATTGGCCTCATCCAAGGCTGCCTCCACCTCATCGAGAATTACAAAAGGAATGGTCTTAACACGGATAATGGAAAATAGCAGAGCGAGAGCCGAAAGGGCTTTTTCGCCACCAGACATCAAGTTGAGAGATTGAATTTTCTTACCCGGAGGTTGAACTGAAATCTCCACACCCGCAGTCAATAGGTCACCTTCTGTCAAAATCAAATCCGCTGAACCACCGCCAAACATTTGTTTGAATGTCTGCTTAAAGCTTTCACGAATAGCTTCAAAAGTAACCTTGAAACGCTCTTTGACTTCATCATCCATCTCGTGGATAGTATCTAGTAGTAAATCACGCGCCGACAAAATATCTGTCCGTTGCTCATTGAGAAAGGTGAGGCGATTATTGACCTCATCATACTGCTCAATAGCATCCAAATTGACTGGACCCAAAGCACGAATAGCTCTTTCTAGGTCTTTGAGGCTTTGTTCAGCAACTGCAAGATTCCCAACTTCCTTGGCCTGAGACTGAGCAGCTTCAAAACTCAATTTGAAATGCTCGGTCAAATTACCAAGTAAAGTCCGTAATTTATCGCCCGCTTGCTCACAATCCGCCTCTAACTTAGCCTGCTTACGAATCAAATCATCATTCTTAGTCCGAGCTTGTTGCAATCTTTCTTCCAAGTCTTCAAACTGCCCATCAATATCTTCCAACTCAAACTTTAAGCGAATTAGAATCTGATTGGTCTGGTTTTGCTTATCAGATGCGGCCTGCAATTGTTCTTCAAGAATCTCAATACTAGTATCTTCAAGAGCTTCTAGCTTCTGGTCAATCATATCCTCTAAAAGAGAAATTTCCTTATCTGCAACCACTTTTTCTTCTTGCAAACGTCTCAGATCTGTCTGTTCAAAACGAAGTTGGCTAGTGAGTTCAGCCTGTTCCAAAGTTAGTTGACCCTTCTGAGTCTGTAGTTTCTGCAAGCTTTCTTGAATACTGTCGCGATTATCACGAACTTGATTGATTTGTTGATCCAAGGCTAGTTTTTTCTCATTCAAGGCTTGGACATTTACTTCTTCCTTAGCAGCAGCCTCTTCTAGCTCAGTCAAAATGGTCGGACTAACCTGACTCATTTGCAGGTCATACTGGGCTGATAGCTGAGTCAGTCTATTTTCTGCCTGTTCCTGATGAATCCTTGCGCTCTGCTGGTTCAATCTAGCTTCTTCCCCCTCCGCCTTAATCGTTTCCAAGGCTTCTCTGGTCTGGTCCAAGCTAGTTTTCTTAGCTGCAACCAAGCTTTCTTGCTCCTGCAACTGGCTGGACAGCTCTGCTATTTCTCCTAAAAGAGCATCCAGTTCTGGTTTGATAAAGGTCGTGCTGTTATTTCGATTGCTACCACCAGCAAAGGCTCCACCAGGACGGATTTCCGCTCCATCCATGGTCACCATACGCACTTGAAACTTGGTTGCCCGCGCCGCCTGATTGGCATGGTCAATGGTATCAAAAATCGCGATAGTGCCTAGCAAATTTTGGAAAATCGCATCTAAATTTGGCTGATAAGTCACCAAATCACTTGCAAGCCCCAAGAATCCTTCTGAAGATTCTAGTAAAGAGACTTGCTGTCCAGAAAGCTGACGTGGCTTGATAGTTGTTAGAGGTAAGAAGGTTGCCCGTCCTTGCCGTTTTTCTTTCAAAAATGCGATAGCTCGTTTAGCAGTCGCTTCATCTTCAACGATGACGTTTTGACTAGCACCGCCAAGAGCAATTTCCAAAGCCGTTTGGTAACGAGTATCAAAGGTCAATTGTTCACTGACTGCTCCAATAATTCCTCCTAAGATTGGTGCCGCCTGTAAGACAGCCTTAACCCCTGCGTAGAAATTGGAATGATTTTTTAAAATAGCTTCTAAACTAGACTGGCGAGCCTGCTTGCCTTTCAACTGATCCAGCAAATCAAACAAGCGACCTTGCTCAGCCTGATAAGCAGTCTGGACTTGATCCAATTCTGTTTTTTTGGTCTGATAGCTCTCAAGCAACTGGCGTAACACGTGATCAGCTTCTTCTAAACTTTTCCGACTCTTATCAAGTACTTCTTGAGCTGTTTGTTTTTCCGTCTGCAAGCGTGCCAAGTCTTCAGATTTACTCTCAGAAAGACTGATTTGATTGGCAATATCCTGCTGAATCTTGGTCAGACGGTTTGAAGCTTCTGCCTCTTCCTGCATCAGAGCAACATACTGTTCACGCAGATGATCTAAAACCTGATCAGGATCTTCTGAAAAGTAGGAAATTTCTTTGTCTACCGCAGCAATATCGTCTTTCAAGCTAGACAAGGAACTATCTAATTGCGCAAGCGTTTCTTGCTTTTGCTCAATCTGTTCTGCCAACTGCTCTCGTCTAGTCAACAAGTTTTCCAAACGCGCCTGCGCTTCTTGACGACTTGATTCGTTTTGACTAGATTCCAGTTTATGGACCTCAATTTTTCGCTCCAAATCACTGATTAACTTGGTCAAATCCAACAGAACTGCCTGTTCACGCTCCAATTGTTCTGAAAGGCGGTGGCGCTTCTCTTTCAAGTTCTGATTTTCTTGCTCCAGCTCAGAACGCTGTTTGTAGTAGCTAGTCAATTCCGTTTTGACAGACTCTAGTTCGGCTTCTTTTTTCGATAACTTTTCCTTACCAAGCGACAACTGAGCCACCAAAACATCTAAGTATAATTCCTTACGTTGACCATCTAATTCTAGAAATTTCTTAGCAGTTTGTGCCTGTTTCTCCAATGGTTTGACCTGATTATCCAGTTCATAGATAATATCATCCAAGCGGTCCAAGTTGCCCTGGGCCTGTGCCAACTTACTTTCTGTTTCTTTTTTACGCGTCTTGTATTTTAAGACCCCTGCAGCCTCTTCAAAAATAGCACGGCGTTCCTCAGGCTTGGAATTGAAAATTGCTTCAACCCGCCCTTGTGAAATGATAGAGAAAGAATCACGTCCCAAGCCCGTATCCATGAAAAGATCATGAATATCCCGTAGACGAACCTTTTGCCCATCAATCAAGTACTCACTATCACCAGATCGATAAATGTGGCGTTCTACCTTGATTTCTTTCTGTTTATTGGCGATAAAACCTGTGCTATTATCCAAGGTCACGACAACCGAGGCGTAGTTAAGAGCCTTGCGGCTTTCTGTTCCCGAAAAGATGACGTCTGGCATCTTGCCTCCACGTAGGCTTTTAGCAGACGACTCTCCCAAGGCCCAACGTAGACTTTCTGTAATATTGGACTTGCCAGAACCATTCGGCCCTACAACAGCAGTCACTCCACGATCAAAGACTACCTTAGTCTTATCCGCAAAGGACTTAAAGCCCTGCATTTCAATTGATTTTAGATACATACCTATCCTCTAGCCTCCACAGCATTTTTGGCGGCGGCTTGTTCAGCTAATTTCTTAGAGCGACCACGACCACGACCAATCACACGCTGATCAGCAGATACCTCCACTTCAAAGGTCTTATCATGGGCAGGTCCAGACTCCGCTATTACTTGATACGAAATAGCAATCTCACCATTGACCTGCAAAATTTCCTGCAAAGCAGTCTTATAGTCGGTCACGCGCTCAAAATTCCCTTTTTCTAAACGAGGAATCATGACCTTATGGATAAATTCCTCCACGGTCTTTTCCCCCTTGTCCAATAGCAGAGCTCCTAAGAACGCCTCGAAAGCATCTCCTAAAATAGTATCGCGATTTCGCCCTCCAGACTTCTCTTCCCCCTTACCAAGACGAAGAAACCGATCAAAACCACAAGCACGTGAAAAACCAGCCAATGACTCCTCACGTACAAAGGTCGAACGCAACTTGGACATCTCACCTTCGGGGCTATCAGGATATTTTTGATAGAGATATTTGGAAATCATCAACTGGAGAACAGCGTCTCCTAAAAATTCCAAGCGCTCATTATGTGAAATTTTTAGAAGGCGATGCTCATTGGCATAAGAAGTATGGGTAAAAGCCGTTTCTAATAAATTCAAATCCGAAAAATCAATCCCAAAATCAGCCAATAATTTTGCATGTAAATCTTTCATCTATATGCTCCTTTCTAACTTAAACGAAATAGATGGTTTACATTTACTCCGTCCTAACATTATACCATATTTTCCACTGGACTTCTCTTGTCAACTAAGTTTCAGCCGGCACCTCTCCACATCTTTTTGCAAACATTTACATATTCATCAGATTTCGATAAAATAGAAGAAAAAAAGAAAAACGTTAGCATGCAAAATAAGACAAAACCACTCAATACATCACTACTCTCCCTCATCCAGTTCATCGGAGCCATTCTCGTTATCGCCCTCCATTGCCGCAGGTTATTTGAAGCAGACCAGCTCCACTTCATCCAAAAATCAATCTTTAGCCGCATGGTCGTTCCCTACTTCATGGTCACAGCCAGCTTCTTCCTCAGACGCAACTACCCCAGCCTCTCCAAACTATACCTCATCCGCTACAG
Encoded here:
- the smc gene encoding chromosome segregation protein SMC, with translation MYLKSIEMQGFKSFADKTKVVFDRGVTAVVGPNGSGKSNITESLRWALGESSAKSLRGGKMPDVIFSGTESRKALNYASVVVTLDNSTGFIANKQKEIKVERHIYRSGDSEYLIDGQKVRLRDIHDLFMDTGLGRDSFSIISQGRVEAIFNSKPEERRAIFEEAAGVLKYKTRKKETESKLAQAQGNLDRLDDIIYELDNQVKPLEKQAQTAKKFLELDGQRKELYLDVLVAQLSLGKEKLSKKEAELESVKTELTSYYKQRSELEQENQNLKEKRHRLSEQLEREQAVLLDLTKLISDLERKIEVHKLESSQNESSRQEAQARLENLLTRREQLAEQIEQKQETLAQLDSSLSSLKDDIAAVDKEISYFSEDPDQVLDHLREQYVALMQEEAEASNRLTKIQQDIANQISLSESKSEDLARLQTEKQTAQEVLDKSRKSLEEADHVLRQLLESYQTKKTELDQVQTAYQAEQGRLFDLLDQLKGKQARQSSLEAILKNHSNFYAGVKAVLQAAPILGGIIGAVSEQLTFDTRYQTALEIALGGASQNVIVEDEATAKRAIAFLKEKRQGRATFLPLTTIKPRQLSGQQVSLLESSEGFLGLASDLVTYQPNLDAIFQNLLGTIAIFDTIDHANQAARATKFQVRMVTMDGAEIRPGGAFAGGSNRNNSTTFIKPELDALLGEIAELSSQLQEQESLVAAKKTSLDQTREALETIKAEGEEARLNQQSARIHQEQAENRLTQLSAQYDLQMSQVSPTILTELEEAAAKEEVNVQALNEKKLALDQQINQVRDNRDSIQESLQKLQTQKGQLTLEQAELTSQLRFEQTDLRRLQEEKVVADKEISLLEDMIDQKLEALEDTSIEILEEQLQAASDKQNQTNQILIRLKFELEDIDGQFEDLEERLQQARTKNDDLIRKQAKLEADCEQAGDKLRTLLGNLTEHFKLSFEAAQSQAKEVGNLAVAEQSLKDLERAIRALGPVNLDAIEQYDEVNNRLTFLNEQRTDILSARDLLLDTIHEMDDEVKERFKVTFEAIRESFKQTFKQMFGGGSADLILTEGDLLTAGVEISVQPPGKKIQSLNLMSGGEKALSALALLFSIIRVKTIPFVILDEVEAALDEANVKRFGDYLNRFDKESQFIVVTHRKGTMAAADAMYGVTMQESGVSKIVSVKLKDVEKL
- a CDS encoding ribonuclease III, with amino-acid sequence MKDLHAKLLADFGIDFSDLNLLETAFTHTSYANEHRLLKISHNERLEFLGDAVLQLMISKYLYQKYPDSPEGEMSKLRSTFVREESLAGFSRACGFDRFLRLGKGEEKSGGRNRDTILGDAFEAFLGALLLDKGEKTVEEFIHKVMIPRLEKGNFERVTDYKTALQEILQVNGEIAISYQVIAESGPAHDKTFEVEVSADQRVIGRGRGRSKKLAEQAAAKNAVEARG